The DNA window CCTGTTACGGGCGGACGTAGGGGCGGGTCATGATCTCCATGTTGTGGCCGTCCGGGTCGTCGAAGTAGGCGCCGCGGCCGCCGAAGAGACGGTTGATCTTGCCGGGTTCGGTGTGACCGGGGTCGGCGTAATAGGTGACTCCGACCGCCTCAAGCCGAGCGATCACGGCGTCGAACTGCGCGTCGGGCACGAGGAACGCGTAGTGCTGCGACTGGATCGGCTCGTCTCTCATTTCGTAGTAGTCGAGCGTCACGCCGTTGCCGAGATCGACGGGCAGGAAGGGCCCGAACGGGGCGCCGGCCGTCAGTCCCAGGATCACTGCGATGAACTCCGCCGACAGGTGCCGGTCACTGGCGTGAACGACGGTGTGGTTCAGCTCTACGGCGGTCACCGACCGCTCGGAGGCGTGCGGGTGCTGCTGTGCGTACGACATCAGTGGGTGTGTCTCCGTGACTTCGAATCCGCTGGGAGGGGGGCGCCACACGGGCGCCGGCAGCAAGAACACGGAGCAGGGCGGGGCTCTGGCCCGCCTCGGGCTCACGCCGAGGCCGGGAGCCTCACTCGTGCATGGCCCATGGCCGACCCGGCAGTCACCCGAACGACCTTAGTGCGGGGCCGGGTTCGGGGCAACGTCGTGCTGGTCCTCTTCCAGCACCGCCCGGATCACGTGCCGGGCGTTGTGCGCCATCGCCCGGTTCGTCGTCCGGTAGTGCGGCAGGGCGATCAGTGCCTGCGAGAGCGTCCGCCCCCGGCCGCGCTCCCAGGTCGCGTCGTCCACGCACAGCGCCTCGCGGAAGACCTCCCTCGCGGGCGGCGGGAGAAGATTCCACGCCGGGAACAGGTCGCAGGCCGGATCGCCCACTCCCACGCACCCGAAGTCGATCACCGAGGTCAGCCTGCCGCCGCGCACCAGCAGATTGCCCGGCATCAGGTCGGCATGCAGCCACACCGGCGGCCCGTCCCAGGCCGGGGCCCGCAGCGCGTCCTCCCATACGGCGGCCACGGCATCACAGTCGATGCCCTCCTGCGGGATCCCGCGCAGCTCCTCGATCGCCGCCCGCGTCGACGCGTCGAGCGAGGCGAGCGGCCCGCCGCGGTGGGCCTCCGGCGCCCCCGGCAGGGTGACGCTCCGCATCGCCGTCACGAACCCGGCAAGGTCCCCGGCCAGCGCCACCGGCTCGCTCAGCGCCCCCGCCTCGGGGTTCTCCCCCGCCAGCCACCCGTACACCGACCACGGCCACGGATACCCCTCGGCGGGCTCCCCGGCCCCGAGCACCTCGGGGACTGCGGCCGGCAACCGGGGCGCGAGGCGGGGCAGCCACTCGCGCTCCAGCGCCACGTCCCCGGCGCCGCCTTCCCTCAGCGGAAGCCGTACGGACATGCGGTCGCCCAGCCGGTACACCTCGTTGACCGTGCCCCCGGACGGAAACCGCTCCACCGCCAGCCCCGCCCACTGCGGGAACTGGCCGGCGATCAGCCTCCGTACGAGGTCGTCGTCGACGGGGTGCGGGCCGGGATACGACTGCGCTGCGCTCATGGGCAGCCATCCGACCCCCGGACGCCGGGGAACGGCAAACGCTTTTCTCCTCCGGCCACCGCGTCGACGGCTCCCCGCTCCACCTCGTCAGGCCCGGCCACGGCCGGTCCGACGAGGCGCCGCCGCGGTGGCGGCCAGTCGCTCCCGCCACCAGTCCAGCGTTGCCTTGACCTGCTCGTCGACGGGGGTCGCCCGTACGGTGAACTCGGCTTCGTACGCGCTCGAATCGACGACGAACGGGCGGTCGAACTGATACCGGGTCTCTTTGAGTTCACGGATCAGCGGCGAGAACAGGGACAGCGCGCCCAATACGGCCGGCGGCATCCTGCGCACCGCGACCGGCCCCGTTCCCGACTGAGCGGCGAGGCGGCCGGCCATCTCCCGAACGGACAGTGCGGGCGCCGTCGGAACGTGCCAGGCCCTCCCCCAGGCCCGTTCCTCGACCGCGACCTCGGCCAGGGCACTGGCCACATCGGGGAGGTAGCTCCAGCTGTGCGGGGCGTCCGGGTCGCCGAGCGTGGAGACCGGCCTGCCGCGCAGCAGTCGCGGCACGACCCGCGCGGCCAGGTGGCCGCCGTCGGTCACACCGGGACCGAAGAAGTCCGAGGCCCGCACCTCGACCGCCGTGATACGCCCCTGCTCGTGGAGTTCCCGCGCCCGCTCCCAGCCGGCGGCGCGCACCCGGCCCTTGGGGCCGGTCGCCGCGAGCGGCAGTGCCTCGGTCATGGGACCGTCGACCGGACCGTAACCGTAGAGGTTGCCCAGCATGACCAGGACGGCCCCGGTCGCCTCGGCCGCCGTACAGAGCGACGAGACCAGCGGCGGCCATTGACTCGTCCAGCGATGGAGGGGCGGTGCGGCGCAGCCGTAGATCGCCGCCGCGCCCTGTGCGGCCTCGGTCAGCCGCGTGCTGTCCGTGGCGTCCAGCGCCAGGTGCTCGATGCCGGGCTCCGCGCTCCGGCCCGACCTGGTGACGACGCGTACCGCATGCCCCTTCTCGGTCAGCAGTCGGGCAGTGGCCGCACCGGCGGCTCCGTAACCTATGACGAGATGAAGGCTCACGCCCGCACAGTAGCGGAGCGCCCGCTGATGGGGTGTCAGGGGTGCACCCGTCGGTGCGCGCCGCTGGTAGTGCCGCCGGAGGACCCGAGCCGGCGAGGCGGATGTCCGCCTCACCGGCGCCGGTCAGCGGGGGCCGCTCACGCGGCGTTCGGACCCACGTCGGCCGCCGTGAGGGGACGTCGGACGGGCGGCAGTGTCGTGTACTCGTCGGCGCCGATGTCACGGGCGGTGCCGCGCTGGTGGCCGTCGATGTCATCGGCCACCGAGGCGCTCACCAGCGTCGCCGCGCCGATGGCCGGGCTGCCCGCCGTGAGCCGGGAGATCCCGTCGGACTCCTGCCGGAGGAGCGGGTCGATCCGGCGGTAGCCGCCGGAGGGGATGTTGCCGTTGGACGCCGCACCCCACAGGATGTTGCTCTGCCAGGTGAAGCCGGTCGTCTTCCCCATCGCCACCAGGCTGCCGGCGGCGGCGACCAGGAGGTTGTCCGCGACGACCACGTCCCGCGGCTCGTAGTCCCGTGTCTCGCCCGAGAGCGTTCCGGCGTTGCCGATCAGGGTGTTGTGCACGATCACCGCACGGTCGCACGCGTCGTTGCCGCGCCTCTCCTCGGTCGTCTCGCCGGGGTGGTGGTCGCGCGTGGTGCCGCTGCCGATCACCAGGGCACGGCCCGACAGACCGCTGAGGTAGTTGTTGACGACCAGGTGGTCGTTGCCGTAGACGCGCACCCCCTCGGTACCGCCGATCAGGTAATTGCCCTCCGTCGTCGTGTGGTTGCCGTGGCGCAGCACGATTCCGCCGCGGCTGTCTCGAATCGTGTTGTGCCGGACGGTGTTGTCCGAGGACTTCACCGAGATGGTCTCGGGGTCCCCGTCGCACCGCTCGAACAGGTTGTACTCCACGACCGCGTGGGCGCTGGACAGCGCCCGGCTGCTGACGCCGAGCCGGATCGGCTCGCCGCCGTTGGCGCCGGCGAAGCTGTGGCCGGAGAAGTGGTTCCTGAAGATGTGGAGGCGCTGGGCCATGGCGGTCGAGCCCGGCCCGTCGACGACGACGAAGATGCCTTCGGTCGTCTTGTCGTGGAAGCGGTTGCGGTCGATCTTGGCGTCGTCGCCCCGTACGACGACCCAGTCGAGACCGCTGATGTCGGCGAACCGGAAGTCGTTCCGGGTCAGCCGGACACCGGGGCAGCTCGCGGGGATCTCCAGAGTGGTGCTCTGGCGGAAGGCGAATCCGCTGAGGGTGATGTGGCTGGAGTTACTCAGGACGAAGCTGCGCTCGCCCTGGAGCACCGCACCGCCGCGAGATTCCGAGACGATGGTGATCGGTGCGCTACTGGTGCCGTGCTTGCCCGAGACGCTGACGGCGCGTCCCGACGGGACGGTGTACGTGCCGTCGGCCAGCACGATCCGATCGCCGGGCACCGCGCGGTCGATGGCG is part of the Streptomyces agglomeratus genome and encodes:
- a CDS encoding aminoglycoside phosphotransferase family protein — its product is MSAAQSYPGPHPVDDDLVRRLIAGQFPQWAGLAVERFPSGGTVNEVYRLGDRMSVRLPLREGGAGDVALEREWLPRLAPRLPAAVPEVLGAGEPAEGYPWPWSVYGWLAGENPEAGALSEPVALAGDLAGFVTAMRSVTLPGAPEAHRGGPLASLDASTRAAIEELRGIPQEGIDCDAVAAVWEDALRAPAWDGPPVWLHADLMPGNLLVRGGRLTSVIDFGCVGVGDPACDLFPAWNLLPPPAREVFREALCVDDATWERGRGRTLSQALIALPHYRTTNRAMAHNARHVIRAVLEEDQHDVAPNPAPH
- a CDS encoding VOC family protein, which encodes MSYAQQHPHASERSVTAVELNHTVVHASDRHLSAEFIAVILGLTAGAPFGPFLPVDLGNGVTLDYYEMRDEPIQSQHYAFLVPDAQFDAVIARLEAVGVTYYADPGHTEPGKINRLFGGRGAYFDDPDGHNMEIMTRPYVRP
- a CDS encoding NAD-dependent epimerase/dehydratase family protein, whose product is MSLHLVIGYGAAGAATARLLTEKGHAVRVVTRSGRSAEPGIEHLALDATDSTRLTEAAQGAAAIYGCAAPPLHRWTSQWPPLVSSLCTAAEATGAVLVMLGNLYGYGPVDGPMTEALPLAATGPKGRVRAAGWERARELHEQGRITAVEVRASDFFGPGVTDGGHLAARVVPRLLRGRPVSTLGDPDAPHSWSYLPDVASALAEVAVEERAWGRAWHVPTAPALSVREMAGRLAAQSGTGPVAVRRMPPAVLGALSLFSPLIRELKETRYQFDRPFVVDSSAYEAEFTVRATPVDEQVKATLDWWRERLAATAAAPRRTGRGRA
- a CDS encoding polysaccharide lyase 6 family protein translates to MQRRTFLTGTLLGAAVAAVPLDALLSTRASAAVTAPVTSLDALQNAIDRAVPGDRIVLADGTYTVPSGRAVSVSGKHGTSSAPITIVSESRGGAVLQGERSFVLSNSSHITLSGFAFRQSTTLEIPASCPGVRLTRNDFRFADISGLDWVVVRGDDAKIDRNRFHDKTTEGIFVVVDGPGSTAMAQRLHIFRNHFSGHSFAGANGGEPIRLGVSSRALSSAHAVVEYNLFERCDGDPETISVKSSDNTVRHNTIRDSRGGIVLRHGNHTTTEGNYLIGGTEGVRVYGNDHLVVNNYLSGLSGRALVIGSGTTRDHHPGETTEERRGNDACDRAVIVHNTLIGNAGTLSGETRDYEPRDVVVADNLLVAAAGSLVAMGKTTGFTWQSNILWGAASNGNIPSGGYRRIDPLLRQESDGISRLTAGSPAIGAATLVSASVADDIDGHQRGTARDIGADEYTTLPPVRRPLTAADVGPNAA